Proteins encoded within one genomic window of Alphaproteobacteria bacterium HT1-32:
- a CDS encoding hydroxymethylglutaryl-CoA lyase, protein MSLPSKVRVVEVGPRDGLQNEKTNVSTEVKIALIDRLAAAGLPAVEATAFVSPKWVPQMADNAEVMAGIARRTGTAYPVLTPNMKGFEAALAAGADEVAVFGAASESFSQKNINCSIAESLDRFAPVLEAAKAANVRVRGYVSCVLDCPYEGPVEPAAVATVAKRLYDMGCYEVSLGDTIGRGTPVRAATMVRTVADVVPTGRLAAHFHDTYGQALANLYAVLECGIATVDSSVAGLGGCPYAKGASGNVATEDVLYMLAGLGIETGVDLNAVIEAGRFISAELGRAPSSKVNLALGGQAGDGVKEALLS, encoded by the coding sequence ATGAGCCTGCCTTCAAAGGTGCGCGTCGTCGAAGTTGGCCCTCGCGATGGTCTGCAGAACGAGAAGACGAATGTCTCGACAGAGGTCAAGATAGCCCTGATTGACCGGCTGGCTGCGGCTGGACTGCCTGCTGTTGAAGCGACGGCTTTTGTTTCGCCGAAATGGGTTCCGCAGATGGCGGATAATGCCGAGGTGATGGCCGGGATAGCACGTCGTACGGGTACAGCCTATCCTGTGCTGACCCCCAATATGAAAGGTTTTGAAGCAGCGCTGGCGGCAGGAGCGGACGAAGTCGCGGTATTCGGCGCGGCATCGGAAAGCTTTTCGCAGAAAAATATCAACTGTTCGATAGCAGAAAGTCTGGATCGTTTTGCGCCGGTACTGGAAGCTGCGAAAGCCGCGAATGTCCGGGTTCGGGGATATGTCTCCTGTGTGCTTGATTGTCCCTATGAGGGGCCGGTTGAGCCCGCTGCCGTGGCAACAGTTGCAAAGCGTCTTTACGATATGGGCTGTTATGAAGTGTCGCTGGGCGACACGATCGGACGGGGTACACCCGTGCGGGCGGCAACAATGGTCCGCACCGTTGCCGACGTCGTACCGACAGGAAGACTTGCCGCGCATTTTCACGATACTTACGGTCAGGCACTGGCCAATCTTTATGCGGTGCTGGAATGCGGTATTGCGACGGTTGACTCCTCTGTTGCCGGTCTGGGGGGCTGTCCTTATGCAAAGGGAGCTTCCGGCAATGTCGCGACTGAGGATGTGCTCTATATGCTGGCCGGTCTGGGAATTGAAACGGGAGTTGATCTCAACGCTGTTATCGAAGCGGGGCGTTTCATCTCTGCCGAGCTTGGCCGGGCACCCTCAAGCAAGGTAAATCTGGCACTGGGCGGTCAGGCCGGTGACGGCGTTAAGGAGGCATTGCTGTCCT